One genomic window of Molothrus aeneus isolate 106 chromosome 22, BPBGC_Maene_1.0, whole genome shotgun sequence includes the following:
- the CRTAM gene encoding cytotoxic and regulatory T-cell molecule, whose translation MSVPGALLAVPLLLLLLQGGFPGAASDSVALKEGENLNLNCTFSTLSSSNFTLQWLNPQNFTIFLNAQQVLRDQRYKLLRYSKEELSIQLSNLSQQDEGIYRCFYYTRHVKTKSQNVEILAAPSQPVLEMSRDEERGLNLSCHTQGGRPQPQISWLLDNGVELPGDTRHQLGADGKKWSSRSTLRILSYSPGVTATCLVQHPALGPQRLGASFPFQDLPSSGCKQATRLAEDAQVPSPSENPAGTSPSASPENPAGTSPSASPENPEASSPSASPDDPGASSPSASPDDPEFSSPSASPENPEFSSPSASPENPEFSSPSASPKDPGVSSPSASPGVPAVPGSAPAQPNLTGVALNEQNPESKGLLRKEKNLLLPILVAALILVLLIIVLLFMVKLKKAHGVWKRENDVSEQTLESYKSRSNEDSPGHEKNGQAGNPKSNMQYVTEGHMETPEKDLETPEKNPERPEKSPGDKTTAINEEMFTCGRETDV comes from the exons atgAGCGTGCCCGGGGCGCTGCTCGCCGTgccgctgctcctgctgctgctgcaag GGGGGTTTCCAGGGGCTGCCAGCGACTCTGTGGCTctgaaggaaggagaaaatctgAACCTCAACTGCACCTTCAgcaccctcagcagcagcaacttCACCCTGCAGTGGTTAAACCCTCAGAATTTCACCATTTTCCTCAATGCCCAGCAGG TTTTAAGGGACCAGAGGTACAAACTGCTGCGCTATTCCAAGGAGGAATTGTCCATCCAGCTGTCCAACCTGAGCCAGCAGGACGAGGGAATTTACAGGTGCTTCTACTACACCAGGCACGTCAAAACCAAGAGCCAGAATGTTGAGATTTTGG ctgctccatcccagccggTGCTGGAAATGTCCCGGGATGAGGAAAGAGGCCTCAACCTCTCCTGCCACACGCAGGGGGGCAGACCCCAGCCCCAGATTTCCTGGCTGTTGGACAACGGGGTTGAGCTCCCAG GTGACACCAGGCAccagctgggagctgatggCAAGaaatggagcagcaggagcacgcTGAGGATCCTCAGCTACAGCCCCGGGGTGACAGCCACCTGCCTGGTCCAGCACCCTGCACTCGGGCCACAGCGGCTGGGGGCCTCTTTCCCCTTCCAGGACCTCCCCAGCTCGG GCTGCAAACAAGCAACCAGACTTGCAGAGGACGCACAAGTTCCCAGCCCTTCAGAGAATCCAGCAGGCACCAGCCCCTCTGCATCCCCAGAGAATCcagcaggcaccagcccttCTGCATCCCCAGAGAATCCAGAAGCTTCCAGCCCTTCTGCATCCCCAGATGATCCAGGAGCTTCCAGCCCTTCTGCATCCCCAGATGATCCAGAattttccagcccctctgcatcCCCAGAGAACCCAGAATTTTCCAGCCCTTCTGCATCCCCAGAGAACCCAGAATTTTCCAGCCCTTCTGCATCTCCGAAAGATCCAGGagtttccagcccctctgcatcCCCAGGGGTTCCAGCAGTTCCCggctcagcaccagcccagccaAACCTCACAGGTGTCGCTCTGAACG AGCAAAATCCCGAATCCAAAGGGCTcctgaggaaggagaagaatCTCCTGCTGCCCATCCTGGTGGCTGCTCTGATCCTGGTGCTGCTCATCATCGTGCTGCTGTTCATGGTGAAGCTGAAGAAAGCTCACGGGGTGTGGAAGAGAG aaaatgaTGTTTCAGAACAAACACTGGAGAGTTATAAATCCAGATCTAACGAAGACAGTCCAGGCCATGAGAAGAATGGACAAG ctggaaatcccaaatccaacaTGCAATATGTAACAGAAGGACACATGGAAACCCCAGAGAAGGATCTGGAAACCCcagagaaaaatcctgaaaggCCAGAGAAGAGCCCAGGTGACAAAACCACGGCAATAAATGAGGAGATGTTCACGTGTGGAAGGGAGACAGACGTGTAa